In Setaria italica strain Yugu1 chromosome I, Setaria_italica_v2.0, whole genome shotgun sequence, the genomic window GGAACAAGGAAGAGGACGAGGCATAACATGACTATAGATCAGGTATCCGGAAGAACGAATCGTGGTAGAGCAACACCATTTCTTACTGACCCAAAACAGAACGAGTGCGGCAAGTGCGGTAGATTGGGCCATAATTCACGCACTTGCCTTTGGCAGATTAGTGAGGTGCGACTAGTAGCTCTTTTCATTACTTCATATGTGTCTTATTCATTCAAATAGTCATGTTTCATTGTAATAGTACCTTTTGCTTGTACATCTTTAACTTTATGTTTTATTGTTTactaattttatttgtttttgacTTTTTGTAGGATGGCGCACTTCCACCTACTAGACCAGGTGTACGACCAGACCCACCAAGGTCGTCTCATAGCAGGAGGGCAGGTAAGAATCTACAGTTGATGATCTAATTTTTGCAAGCGTCAACGTCTTGTTTCTCAGAAACGTCTGACCCTGTTTGTTTGCATGCAGGTCCTTCTGCTCCTTCGTTCTAGAGCCCATGATGGGTTTTTGGCACTGCAGTACGACGACCGCTACACTCCGTTGCTACAGATGGCGGGCCTAGATATCATCTCCTTTCAGGTTTGTCGTGGGCTGCCCAAGTTCAACTCAGCGGCTATAACTGCATTGGTTGACAGGTACTATCTTGCTTCTATTGCCTCCGTTCATGTTCAATTTATTATATACTTACATGTTGACAAGTaatatttctgcaaaatgtaGTTGGCGGCCCAAAACTCACAGCTTTCACCTAccgttcggagagatgacaGTGACCCTACAGGGCTGTCAGAAGATGTTGGGTCTGTCCATTCGCGGCAATCCAGTAACTGGGCCATGCGTCTCAGAGGGTTGGAGAGCACGAGTGGCAGCCTTCCTTGGGCGAGAGGTTGAGGATCAAGGGACTCGCACATCCGGAGTGCTAATCTCCTGACTGCGGGAACACTTCGGACACTGCCCCCAGGACATGGGTGCGGAGACAGTTGGGCACTACTACAGGGCGTGGATCCTGCACCTGTTTGCCTGCGTTCTTTTCCCAAACGCTACAGGTGACACTACGtcttggatgtggatccactACCTCACTGACTGGCAGCAGATGGGTCAATACAGTTGGGGGTCAGCTGTGCTGTGTTTCCTGTACCGGTAGCTGTGCGAGGCGTGCCATCGGACCTCGGGCTCCGCATCAGTTGGTGGGTGCGTGTACCTATTGCAGTTATGGATGTGGACCCGTCTTCCAGTTGGTCGTCCCGAGATTATGGATCATCGACCGTGGTTCCCAGGTGAGCCACCGAGACGACAGCCGACATGGGCATATCTTTGGGATCTGGTTAAGGTTGGCCATACGAGGTTGAAGCGCGCGTACCTAGATTACATCAACGAGCTGGACGCGCTCACGGCTCATAGTGTAAGTCAAATTTTTTGTCACATGCTTTATACTCCTTTAGTATAACAACTAACATCTTGTTTTGACATGTTGCAGGTAAATTGGCAGCCTTACGAAGGAGAGGACGCACTTCCTTTTGCCGTTAGCGTCATGTGTGCGGCCGACGACGATCTTTACAGGATGAAGTGGCCTCTCATATGTttctatgctgtcgagtaccaccTGCCTGATCGAGTAGCACGTCACTTTGGGATCAGGCAGATTTGGCCAACACCTACTTTGGGATCATGCAGATTTGGCCAACACCTACGACCTCGACTAGTGTGGAGTTACACAAGTAAGTGTTTTCCTATTTGAATTATTTCCATTACCATTAACTAAATTTTACCTAGCAGTAACATCTAACGTACGTGCAGCGTGGATCGTAAGAACAAACGGAAGGTCTCTGAGTGGCACACGTTCCACCAGGCCTATATTGAGGAATGGGAGCAGTTCCACGATAACGTGGACGAGAACAACGAGCCGCACACAAACAGTGAGTACAGGCAATACCAGActtggtaccaaggtgcgacgcGTCACAGGCTGAGGGTACAATGGACGCAAGATGACTACGCCGACATCCACTCATCCGACGATGAAGATATGGTGTACGACCAAAATACTCGTGCTGGAAGGCAGGTGGAGAcaggaccaatcctggataggatggtaagacaattgttttacttttctatgttctatgttaagttacttagtgatttagttagTTAGATAAGGACTTAGTGACTTactgacttaatcatttagtcatttagtgacttagtgtgtAAGAAAGTtaatgacttaatcatttattgCTTTAGTGACTACAGACTCCTGAAAATTTGTTGCAGGGCCGTACGCTCCAAAGCTCGATTAGAGATATTGAGCATTTCCGTCCTAGAGTTACGGACCCCAAGACGCGAAGTTTTCTAGACGTAAGACTCAAATTGTTCTTTCAAATACTTTATTAATGTGTTACATTCTTTCGTTTAACTAGTTTTTTCACAACAGCATCTGTCTAGTCGGCTTCGCCGTGCGGCTGCTCATTGTGGCTGCAGGACTACCACGACGCGAGACGTGCACATTTCATCCCCACGTGAAGGAGGCATTGGTATGTCTAGGCAAGGTCCCTCAGGGTCAAAAACAATTGcatccgaggatgaggacgacgacggcgacgacgatgaccaGAGGCCCGAGGAGTttggcccgtctcagctccatgagactcccttgactcagcctacacatGTTGTAGGCACTATACTATGTCACCCACattctccttacactccaggcaccgatgcccttggtcacaagggtaagggtaagactaggaggcactAAGGGTACTTATTGCGAACTATGTGGTATATGGACTTTGTGCTATATGGACTATTTgtgtatatggactttcattctaaactattgtggattttattatgaatgtgtcatatgcttgtatatttgtatttatcttcactattcatctcgtaattttgtatggacTGCATCAAAAAGTAGGGAAAATTCTACCAAAATTTCACTAACAAgtatcctttttattttctacaaAAATTTTACTAGAGTACAACTTCGAAGTGCATTACATCGCAAAATAAACATAGGTCCTCTACcacttgcatgtccatacttaaagtgcatcattatatgacaacataataaaagtctcgCAGCagaaaatattgtttataaataaaccatagaactagaaactaattatgactactgagtgcaacgaggccactttcccttcctcaaggtatcgggattctcctcaatcgctgctttcgctcggcatgcacgctcaagcttcttctccctctcctctctgttcgcagcaacacgcctcctttcctcctcttccttgtgctccttttccgcagcctTCTCTatgagcctcttctccatcatcttcttcctctctgcatcccagcgcaacatatactccaaaaactccttgtcttcaggattgatttcagtgtcgatccactgctcaaaatcacatagcggtggaggggtctacaacaaatgcaattgttataaaacaaaaaaaatatggtcaataattataagacaacaacaatttcttaccaacatgttaatgcggcgctgacgaagtgtaggttcaaacgcaaagttggaacacatccaatacctctacctatacgtggcatgttcatcggacttggctaccttgcaaggatcgccgcaaaagcacataggcactggaacaccactaggcagaggcaattgATCGAAGGTATTTCCGATCAGCTtggcgccataactacaatttagtttatttcgttgtaagaactaaacgcacttaacaataaacctacaattaagatttttcatttcatccacaacaatgagcacATAACATAAATACGTGCGCTGGggttaccttagtttcttagcttttccacgcctcggcatcctacatttgcatgaaaccctaagttaaAAAATGCAACtaatatatagcgaatcgatgtgaaaaaaagctacgagggagagaggataccttgctcttcaagatccacggatcaaatgaaagtttcctaagctaAAATGTTGATTCGTAGTATAGGGCGAGTAAAAATCCGAGGGagagaagaaggatgaggaggaagttTCGACCAGGAAGGAGGGGCGTTGCCTTGTGTAGGAGGCTTGGCGCTAGCCTGATTGGAGCCTTGGCGTCACGTCAGATGCCCGGTCAGCGACGACGGTGGGtaccttggcgccatggaggctGGCGTAAAGATGTTGTAGCTTGACGCTAGCCAtcctaagggtccatttttaaAATTGATTCCGCCGGGATCTATTTGTGAAAATTTTTCGTGAAAAGacctaaaataaaaaaaagtcggTCTCCTCGcgaccttgccgccgccgcttccttccttcctgttGACGATTCCCAGCACCTCTCCTTGATTGGCTTGGACCTAAACGCCCGCGCCATGGTCGCCATCCGCCACCGCGGATCACGCCTACCCGACCGCCCGCCTTATCCGCCCCGCCTCTATCATTTGCGCCTTGTGAGGTTGTGCGTACTTCTGCCGCCGCAGCCGATCTGCATCGGCACCGGCGACTGCGCGACAGCGGTATGATCCCTGGCAGGTACGACCACGCCTTCTAGGTGCACCTTCAGATTGCCCATTGTGTCCTTGCAGTCAGAAGTAACAAcacattgtttttcttttgtgcCACTACACAACGCAAGCAGTTCAGCAGCCATTCATCGTGATGTCGTGAACATTGCTGCTCAAACGAATAATTTTCCTGTCGAACATTTAGATTGGGGTTAGAGAGGAGAGCAAAGAATTGATCACTTTGAAGCACAAATTAAGTCCCTACGTGCTCttttcctcttctctttcctttGATTTGTTTCGTTTGCTTCATCGCTTGATTTTCTTAGCTTGGCCACGTCTCCTTAAGTAATACAGCTCACAAGTTTGCACTTGCATGTGTTCGGTCTTGACTCTTGACGAAGGCAGCTGCTGTTGAAAGTAAGCAAGTATGAAAGAGAATCCTTTTGAAACGAAGAAACGGAATCCCAGCTCAGATTTTAAAGAAGAAGCAACTGAGGCAgacaaagaaaacaaaacacCAAACACCAGCAGCAAGAGATAAAAACCATGACGCAAATTAGACAACTAAACAACTACTGATAGGTCTAAACAATGAGCGCCCGATGAGCCTGCATAGAACACCCTCCTCTTTAATTTGATTGACAGTCGCATTCAGATCCTTAGAAATTAACCAGTTCCTGAAAGCCcttcaattattttttgttgTGTTGTATCAATGTTTTTCCTTCTTACTGTTTTTGTCATTGCTGTAGACTATTGAGATTGTTAATGAGTGTCAGCAGATATGTATTATACAACATAGGAGCCCATGAAACAAGTAAGAGGGAAATATGCGTCAATTCAGCTACATGATGTTACAGCGGAACAAAAAAGGGGTCAAAGAGTCACTGTAACATAATGCACTGAACATCGAGTGTGTGTGTGGTCTCCTTTAATAAATTGAAATGGGCCATCTTTTGATGCCCTGTTAGTATAGAAAATCCTATCTGCGTCATAATTATAATCACCATTGGTGGGTGCTTGCTTGTGGAGCTGTGGACTGTGGTCGTGGTAGTGGCCATGGCGAGCCTCAAACTGCAAGAGAGGGTCCCGATCCGCCGCACGGCGTGGAAGCTAGCTGACCTCACCGTCTTCTCCCTGCTCCTCGCCCTCCTCACCAACCGTGCTACCTCGCTGTTAGGTGGCGCCGGCGCAGCGCAGCGCTTCTGGCTTGCGGTCGCGGCGCTTGCCTGCGAGGCGTGGTTCACGCTCCTGTGGCTCCTCAACATGAACTGCAAGTGGAATCCCGTCCGGTTCGAGACGTACACCGGCCGTCTCTCCGAAaggtagcaggctagcagcgcAACATGCCGCCGTTCATGTGTCTGGACATAGTTCTCACGTGCTGACTTCTTTTCTTAGGGGCGACGAGCTCCCGGCGGTGGACGTGTTCGTGACCACGGCGGATCCGGAGCTGGAGCCCCCGGTTGTGACAGTGAACACCGTGCTCTCTCTTCTAGCTCTGGACTACCCGGCCGGCAAGCTGGCGTGCTACGTCTCCGATGACGGTTGCTCGCCGTTGACCTGCTACGCGCTGCGCGAGGCCGCGGCATTCGCGAGGCAATGGGTGCCGTTCTGCAGGAGGCACGGCGTAGGTGTCAGGGCTCCCTTCGCCTACTTCTCCTCTGGCCCACCAGAGGACCGCATGGCCGATAAAGAGTTCTTCCGTGAATGGACTTTCATGAAGGTGAGCTGCCAAGTTTTTTGCTGGTCGTTATACATGTCAGTGGCACTCGTGCGGTGTCTGATCTTTTGATTTCTTATGTCCGTTTTTTTGGCGTTGTTGCAGAATGAATATGAGAAGTTGGTAGGTCGGATCGAGAACGCAGAGGAGAACTCCCTTTTGCAGAGTGACAACGAGCTAGCCGACTTCGTCGGTGCTGATCGCAGGAATCACCCAACCATAATTAAGGTTGAGACTTGAGACGAAGCAGTATAATTTTGAGTAACTAGATGTAACAATTGGCTGTCAAAATATTCTGCGAAACATCTCTCTTTGTGTGCAAATCTTTACTGACTTGGTGCTCTTTTTTGCTAACTCAGATCCTGTGGGACAACAGCAAGAGCAAGACAGGAGAAGGGTTCCCTAGTCTCATATACGTCTCAAGAGAAAAGAGCCCCAAATTTCACCACCACTTCAAGGCTGGGGCCATGAATGTCCTGGTCAGTGTTTCTTATGCTCCTCTGAAGTGACATAGAAAATTCAGAGAAGGGTCTGTTGCATTAAGATTAGCAGAGTATAGCTGATTAGTGATTGCTAATCCTATTGTTGTGCAGACAAGGGTTTCCGCCGTGCTGACCAATGCGCCAATCATGCTGAACGTGGATTGTGACATGTTTGCAAACAACCCACAGGTCATCCTCCATGCAATGTGCCTCCTGTTGGgatttgatgatgaggtccaCAGTGGATTTGTTCAGGCACCACAGATATTCTACAACGCCCTACAGGATGATCCTTTTGGAAATCAGACGGAAGTTATGTACAAGGTGGAGATGTACatatcatgttttttttaaggaaCATGTACATATCATGTTATTAATACTAAGGGTTTGTTTAGAAATAGGGGATTGGGATCCAAATTATAATGATTTAGTTGAAATTTCAGTCATCTTCCATATTGTTCAACAAAATACATACCCCCAATTCAAAGAGGCCCAATTATTCTTTCTGCGCCTTAGTTATTACTGACTACTGACAGTTATTTCTGGCTGATGGGTTTAGAAACTAGGATATGGATTCGCTGGCCTTCAAGGAATTTATTATAATGGGACGGGTTGTTTTCACCGAAGGAAAGTCATTTACAGCATGCCGCCAGACTGCAGCACACATGTCAAACCAAGACGGACAAAAGGTACGGTGAATCATGGGCACAAAGCCACAAACTAATATGCAATTGGCAGAACTCAGAACTGCCTGTTCCTGTACCGCCGGTGCATTTCAGTTCAGCTCATATCATTATACCAACTGGTGGTATTTTGTCAGGATCACCTTCTTGGGAGGAGCTGCGAGTGAAGCTTGGCAGTCAGAAAGAATTGATTGAATCAGCTAGGAGCATCATATCCGGAGACATGCTCGCAGTGCCAATTGTAGGCTTATCCAGTCGCATCAAAGTGGCAAATGAAGTGTCTGCCTGCAGCTATGAGGCCAGCACTGGTTGGGGTCAGGAGGTATTTAGCACTCTCTTTACAAAGTCCTGCTACAGACCTACAGTGTATAGTAGTACAACTCTTTGCAGATTTTGCTACATTGCTTGACAGTATTTTGCAGATTGGCTGGGTTTATGGATCAACGACTGAGGACATTCTGACCGGGCAGAGGATCCATGCTGCTGGCTGGAAATCAGCACTCATGAACACCAATCCGCCAGCATTCCTTGGCAGCGCACCGACAGGCGGACCAGCCAGCCTAACCCAGTATAAGAGATGGGCAACAGGTCTCTTTGAGATACTCGTGAGCCGGAACAACCCAATCCTTCTCTCCATTTGTAAGCGCCTGCATTTCCGGCAATGCCTTGCCTACCTGGTCATAGATGTGTGGCCGCTGAGGGCGCCTTTTGAGCTGTGCTATTCGCTGCTGGGACCTTACTGCCTTCTTACAAACCACTCCTTTTTGCCAAAGGTAAACATATCTTGTTTCTAGtacattttccttttccttttccttttcactgCAGATTCATACCTAAAAAATTGTCCTTTGAAGTTTGTATAACTTGAGAAGGCTAGAACTGTATCACTACATTAAACGTAAATAAATACTGGGGTTTTTTTCACTGTCATGTTTGAACTCTATGCTCTTGTGCAGTCATCAGAACCAGGTTTCAGCATCACATTAGCCCTATTCTTGACCTACAACATATACAACTTCATGGAGTACATGGATTGCCAGCTCTCAGCTCGTGCCTGGTGGAACAACCAAAGGATGCAGCGGATCATCTCATCCTCTGCCTGGCTTCTCGCATTCCTCACCGTGCTACTCAAGACCTTAGGCCTCTCGGAGACAGTGTTCGAGGTCACTCGCAAAGACAAGAGCTCGTCCAATGGCGACGGCAGCACTGATGACGCTGACCCGGGGAGGTTCACCTTTGATTCGTCACCGGTATTCATCCCTGCGACAGCACTTGCAATCTTGAACATTGTCGCAGTAGCTGTTGGAGCGTGGCGGGTGGTTGCCGGTGCAGTTGAAGACAAGCCTGGTGGCCCGGGTGTTGGAGAATTCGTGTGCTGCGGCTGGCTGCTGTTATGTTTCTGGCCATTTGTGACAGGACTTGTGGGTAAGAGAAGTTATGGCATCCCCTGGAGTGTCAAGCTGAAGGCTGGTTTGCTTGTGGCTGCTTTCGTGCACTTCTGTAGATGAACTTAACTTTCGCAGCGTCGACACATTTACTGATAAGATTAGCTTCATCTGTGCAGAAGTATGGTAGGAACGTGTAATAGACTAGGCAATGGTAACAAATCAAATTGAGCAACATGTCTGCAACATGCCTCACTTCAACAATTTTCAGTCGTTTCGTGAGGCATAATTTCAGCGAAAACTTCTATTTTTTAGAAAGGGTTATTGTATTCATGGCATCTCTTAAGTTTTCGATTATTTTGTATGATCAGCCTGTATCACATCTTCAGCAAGTCATAAGAGCAATTGGACATGCTAATGAAGCTGTCAATGCAACGCCTGAAGATCAGGTGACAGAAATCACACCTCTTCCCCTTCAAACTTTGAA contains:
- the LOC101780722 gene encoding cellulose synthase-like protein H1 isoform X2, yielding MNCKWNPVRFETYTGRLSERGDELPAVDVFVTTADPELEPPVVTVNTVLSLLALDYPAGKLACYVSDDGCSPLTCYALREAAAFARQWVPFCRRHGVGVRAPFAYFSSGPPEDRMADKEFFREWTFMKNEYEKLVGRIENAEENSLLQSDNELADFVGADRRNHPTIIKILWDNSKSKTGEGFPSLIYVSREKSPKFHHHFKAGAMNVLTRVSAVLTNAPIMLNVDCDMFANNPQVILHAMCLLLGFDDEVHSGFVQAPQIFYNALQDDPFGNQTEVMYKKLGYGFAGLQGIYYNGTGCFHRRKVIYSMPPDCSTHVKPRRTKGSPSWEELRVKLGSQKELIESARSIISGDMLAVPIVGLSSRIKVANEVSACSYEASTGWGQEIGWVYGSTTEDILTGQRIHAAGWKSALMNTNPPAFLGSAPTGGPASLTQYKRWATGLFEILVSRNNPILLSICKRLHFRQCLAYLVIDVWPLRAPFELCYSLLGPYCLLTNHSFLPKSSEPGFSITLALFLTYNIYNFMEYMDCQLSARAWWNNQRMQRIISSSAWLLAFLTVLLKTLGLSETVFEVTRKDKSSSNGDGSTDDADPGRFTFDSSPVFIPATALAILNIVAVAVGAWRVVAGAVEDKPGGPGVGEFVCCGWLLLCFWPFVTGLVGKRSYGIPWSVKLKAGLLVAAFVHFCR
- the LOC101780722 gene encoding cellulose synthase-like protein H1 isoform X1, with the protein product MASLKLQERVPIRRTAWKLADLTVFSLLLALLTNRATSLLGGAGAAQRFWLAVAALACEAWFTLLWLLNMNCKWNPVRFETYTGRLSERGDELPAVDVFVTTADPELEPPVVTVNTVLSLLALDYPAGKLACYVSDDGCSPLTCYALREAAAFARQWVPFCRRHGVGVRAPFAYFSSGPPEDRMADKEFFREWTFMKNEYEKLVGRIENAEENSLLQSDNELADFVGADRRNHPTIIKILWDNSKSKTGEGFPSLIYVSREKSPKFHHHFKAGAMNVLTRVSAVLTNAPIMLNVDCDMFANNPQVILHAMCLLLGFDDEVHSGFVQAPQIFYNALQDDPFGNQTEVMYKKLGYGFAGLQGIYYNGTGCFHRRKVIYSMPPDCSTHVKPRRTKGSPSWEELRVKLGSQKELIESARSIISGDMLAVPIVGLSSRIKVANEVSACSYEASTGWGQEIGWVYGSTTEDILTGQRIHAAGWKSALMNTNPPAFLGSAPTGGPASLTQYKRWATGLFEILVSRNNPILLSICKRLHFRQCLAYLVIDVWPLRAPFELCYSLLGPYCLLTNHSFLPKSSEPGFSITLALFLTYNIYNFMEYMDCQLSARAWWNNQRMQRIISSSAWLLAFLTVLLKTLGLSETVFEVTRKDKSSSNGDGSTDDADPGRFTFDSSPVFIPATALAILNIVAVAVGAWRVVAGAVEDKPGGPGVGEFVCCGWLLLCFWPFVTGLVGKRSYGIPWSVKLKAGLLVAAFVHFCR